Proteins encoded together in one Triticum dicoccoides isolate Atlit2015 ecotype Zavitan chromosome 7B, WEW_v2.0, whole genome shotgun sequence window:
- the LOC119335428 gene encoding uncharacterized protein LOC119335428, whose product MGDPGNASSSSSSCRGRRGPAGFGLALARLVRRLRRRSKMLLCTAAPTGASSRCRQYDPLSYARNFDRDGFGSTLDDDVSGAGHLCHHYTFASRFVLASSDARQPH is encoded by the coding sequence ATGGGGGATCCGGGCAATgcatcgtcgtcgtcctcgtcgtgCCGCGGCCGGCGGGGCCCAGCCGGGTTTGGGCTGGCGCTGGCCCGGCTGGTGCGGAGGCTGCGGAGGCGGAGCAAGATGCTGCTGTGCACGGCGGCTCCCACCGGCGCGTCGTCCCGGTGCCGCCAGTACGACCCGCTGAGCTACGCGCGCAACTTCGACCGCGACGGCTTCGGCTCCACGCTGGACGACGACGTCTCCGGGGCCGGCCACCTCTGCCACCACTACACCTTCGCCTCGCGCTTTGTGCTCGCCTCTTCCGACGCCCGCCAGCCACACTAG